AATAGGGAGAGACCTTTGTTAATGTTGAAAATCAAATTTGGAGTAATGCTGTCATAACCTAACAAAGAATACTAACTGGACCCCTTGTGAGTGAAGTATTTGTTAAATGAGTGATCTTGGTAGAACTTTGGTGCACAATGTATTCAATAGGTTTCTACTGTAGTGATCTGCTTCCTTTGTAACTTGTCTTcttaagactttttttaaaataaagtccaTCCTTACACTTCTTAGGTTAGTCTTTTTTTACCAAGCTGGCTTGTGGTGTAAACCATTCTTCAAACCTGAAACTTCAGATCTTGCACTCTAAAAACTAACCATCTTAGAGGGTGAAGCTAGACAAGTTTCCTGGACTAATTAAATAAGCTATACCTATAGTAACTAGTGCAATGGTGAAGCTAGATTAAAATACAGCAAATGCCCCATCTAACACTTCATGTTGTTAGTCCCAGCTTCTGTTCGTGTCAAGATTTTTTGTAACTTCTAAATCACAAGTTTTCCTTGTCCTGTCTCAGTGCAAGAGCAATAACACCCTTCCTGGTAAAACTGGCTTTGTACTAAATAGTAATAAAACTGTGTTCAAACTCAGAAGTACTTTTAGATAAAGCATAGGCAGTCAACAACCACTTCTGCATAGAAGCTATTTCAAGCTTAAGTTTATTTCAAGTGTTCAAATAAGAAACATGGTCATAATACAAAATGACATTTACAAAGCTAACTGTACAAAATAAATAATGCTTGTTTTGACGACTGACACAGTCTATAATCTGCTCTGGAGAACTAAGTATAGATTTTACTTATTTTCCTGTTAAGGCAGAAAAGAAAGGATGGGTCAAAGCCTCCTGAAGAGTAATTCTTTTGGCAGGGTCATACTCTAACATTTTTTGAATGAGGTCAAACAGGTTCTCATGGTCCAAATCTTGACAAAGCATGAACTCctaaaaagaagaggaaaagtcAGTTGAAACTTAATTTTTCTCTTTGTGGAAAGAAATCAACTCTTATCCATCAACTCTTACCTTGAGTGGTTTACAGCGTCTTGAAACATATCTACCAGCAGAACTATGTTCATCCCAGTCCAATTGGTTATGGTGGAAATACTTGCGCTTCCTGTAGATTAAGAATTGTTTGAGGCAATCACAAACCAATGTTCTGGAACAGTAATATCACCATAAACTCAACACACTTCTAGTCTCAAAAGGATTAGTTAAGTAATTACTAATTGCAAACCACCTGTAAGTTCCCATCCAATACTCTTAGTCTTAATGTTCAAAGTTTCATAATGTAAGTACTAACACTAAGATTTAAAGAGCAGAAGTTTATTATAGAGGAATGAAGGCACCAGACCAATCTAATCAATGTCATATCCTACCCCAACACATCAAAAGTCAGAGCACTCCAGAACAATATGGACAAGTGAAGCCAGCATATTTAACAGGTTTGACTCAGCTCATCAAGATCAATTATCCTTTGCAATGTATCAGTGCATAACTGACATTCTTTGACCTGTTTCAGTCTGAGGTGAGGTAAAACTGGACAATGGTCCAGAAGAGGAAGTTTTTGCTTTATAATTAtggaaacaatttaatactgtactcaaCTAAATCTGATTGTCCCTGTCAGTAAAGAAAGGACCAACCAGTACCTAGCTCAAGCACCTCCATGCCCCTTCCTCATTAACTGACCATGTCAGGATGAAAAGACCTGcccttgggttccattcctgtATATTCCCTTAGTACATCATTTGCCAACTTTCACCCATGCAGAAAGCTGTAGCGCAGCAGAAGCAGCCTTTCTGTAGACCATCACTTCTGCACTCTGGAAGCAGAACTCACTGCAGCCAGTGATAAGaggtttgtttttgggggggggttagcTCAAGTTAATATTACGATGTTATGGTATCTATGCCCCATAGACACTTGTATGCATTTTCCCCAATCTCAGTAAAGCTGAATATTGCTATTCTCTGCTTTACTAAGCCATAACTCTGGATGATGTCTAGATTAACCAATACAGGAActtcaaatgaaattaaaaaaatttaaaattaagtaAGTCTGAAACAATTATAAAGCaaacagagagagaagaaaggtTTGAGTATAATTACCTGGTTTTCTCTATCATATGAATTGGTAAAGGCCCCAATATTCTCTCCATCATTGCCAAATGCTCTTTACTATCATGTGTCTAAAGAAAGAAAGTGTTTAGCTTATTACCATCCCATAATCTGTTTAAAAGTCTATTCACAGAGAtgctagggttttttttcccccctattaAGTTAACAGCAGAAAAACCTGGGTTTTCACTGATCAGAAGCTTATTTGTATTTGTCAACTTCCACAAATCATTTACAGCTAAATGTTATCACTAAACTAAGCAACCCTTTCCTCACATTGGCAGATTAAGTTAAAAAATACCAGTTTCTGTACAAGAATTTGAGGTGGTCAAATAAAGTTTAATGGAAGCTATATGTTTTCATCTAAACTTATAAACATTCAGAGTCCTACTTAGCTCtgatattaaaacactttttaagcAAGGCTAAAGTATTAAAAGCTACCTTCTCTCTCATAACAGCTTGTTCCCATTACAAGTAAATCCAGGAGACTGGCCTTTTTTGGGCCATGTATTTCTaaatacatttcattttaaacaacTTCTGCATAGCTTGCTACAACATACAAGTTGTTAAAATAAAGCTTACAGTTGAAATAGATACATTACCTCAGTAAAGCTTTATACCTGCTGAGACTTGGACATCTCCAAGCAGTGTACCTAAACTACTGCAAGGGAAAGAACCATAAACTAAAAGGGCCACTGTTTctcattttcagttttaaaaagtttgttaCTGATTTAGGATCTTGAATCTATTTGCTGAAGACAACTTTTCTGATCCATTAAGTGACTGAAAACAAGCCAGTTTTTGCATTAAAGTAGCAAAAATATTTACTGCTTATGTATCAGAATACCACCAACATGGTTATTGATATGTGCCTACATAGGCAGGGAGAAGCTTCACAGTGAACAGGGGTCATTTCTGTGCAGCTGTACTTTCTCTTCATGTTCCCATTACAAAACAAAAGGACAAATACTTTTTATAGACATTCTGCTGATGGTCAGGAAATCCTTTTCCCCCATTCTCTTCCCCTCACTCTCCATATAAAGAATTTTCATAGTTACCTACCGGAAATACTGTGAATCCAAGGTAATACTCTATGAGAATACAGCCTATGCTCCAAACATCACAAGGTTGTGACCATCCCAGGGctgtcaaaaataaaaaatgtgcaaGATTCATACATATCCAAAAGCAATACCCATTTTAAGTGTATTAAACAGTTAACCTATTCCCAAGTGATGATGTAGACAGATTAATAAATTAAACTAAACAACTGATATTATACTATGATGACAACAAAAAGAGTTTTCTTTCCAGCAAGTAAATGGCCTGCAGAATAGAAATCCAGTATGAGTTTGCCAAAATATTAACTATCATCTTGTAAACACCACCAGTTATAGAAAAAGCAAACTGACCTCAAAAAATGCTGCATATCAGAGAATCACTACTTAGGGCAATAATGTGACAAAAGGGTACTTCAGAATTAATAAGCACTGCAGATGAGTAGAAATTTCTAAATAAGCTGGTTTGAAGTTAAAGTGTTTTCTGACCTAAAATAACTTCTGGAGCTCTGTAATGTCTTGTAGACACCAGAGTACTGTGATGTTCGTCATCATAGGTTGCACTTCCAAAGTCCACAATTTTGATGTCTGGATTTTTTAGCGTGCGTTCATCACGTTTCTAAAATGAAATATACAGCATTAAATGTATGAACAGAATAAGACCGAAAAATATGTTGTAGTGAGAACAATTTGAAACTATAGATTTACCAGTTTGGGGTTATACTCTTCTACATAGTCAGACttcacaaataaaatattttcaggcTTCAGATCTGTATGAGTCAATTTGTTCACGTGTAAAACTGCAAGAGAAAATGAAAGTTATCAAACTATTTAAAGAATTGTAATTTCAACAACTGAAAAATATTAAACATACTTACAGTTTACAGATTTGCAAATCTGATATGCCATCTTCCTAATGTGGTCAAGCCGAAAAGgcaaaaaactgttctctttgATAAAGTCATAGGTACTAAGTCCCAGTAATTCAAAAACAATGCAAACATGACCATGATGTTCAAACCATTCCAACATCTGTACACAGCGActgtaaacaaaaaaacaatccAGTAAAATGTACTGTAATAGACATACAGCAGATATGCAAGTGTTATGAATGCTGATACTGTATTCATAAAATGGCTGTATTTGACCTGAACAATGAGTATGCAGTTATAATCCCAGTATGTAGTAAAATTTGCCTGTATGAATGTATTGTTATAGCTTAACTGGGAGCTAGAACTAAATGGAAGGCAACAACAATTCCAGATAAGCAAACTCCCAGCTAACATCAGGGACAACCACATGTTTAAGCAAGCCTCCTCTGACAATGTATTTCAAATTTTCTATGGCATGTCAGTTGCCCTTTGAACTCTCTCAGAATTACATTGGACAAACCACATTTTTCTCAAATGTTTCAGCTATGTGCAATTGTTTTCAACTGCAGCATGTGTGTACGTGTAACACTTTGCAAATTCTGCCTTGCTGCGCCATTCCTGGATACAGCAACCACTGCACACTTCCAAGCTCCAGTTCAAAGTGacataggccagtggttctcaaccaggggtctggggcctcCTGGGGGGCTGCAAATAAGTGAGAAAAGAACTGCAAGGTCTAAGCCAGGGTTGGGCAAACTTTGTGGCCCGAGAGCCACATctggaatagaaattgtatggcaggccatgaatggtcacagaattggggttggggtgcaggagtgggatcagggctggggcagagggttgggacacgggggggggaggctcaagggtgcaggctctgggcagtgcttacctcaagcgccATGTCCCTTCGCTgtctcctacatggaggcacggccaggtgaCACTggacactgccccatctgcaggtgccacccttgcagctcccactggccgcagttccaggccaatgggagttgactGGGATAGCACTTGGagagggggcagcatgcagaatggaaccccctggctgcccctacatgtaggagctggagggggccatgctgctgcttccaggagccgcatggaGCAGCCCCCAGCTGGAATAGGGAAAGCCCCAGCCTCCACTCCCCAGTAGGAGTtagagggctggattaaaatggctggcaggccgtagtttgcccacctctggtctaagcATAAAAATCAGACCTGCTGAGGTAATCGTGGTTAGTAACAGGGGACTGCTATAAAAGACCTGGTCTGAGTCTGTGATAATCATGTGATTCCACTCTGAGCAAGATGGTGCTTGCTACAGACCAGGGAGGGGGATCAGAAGAGATCTCAGGTGCATTTCACTCAGCAACTCTAAACTAGTCAGTAGAGTTTACACAAATAGAAATAATTTTGTTGAGGACCAGAAGTATACATAATTAAACTGCAAGTAAAAACACGGTCCCCTACACCAAAGGATTTAAAATCTAGATTAATAATGAGATAGGACACTGGGAAAGATAATAAGCATGAAAGACATAGGAAGCAATTATCAGAATAAGGTTATTAGATTATTTAGGCAGTACAGTGTCAATGTTAGTATGTAATATTAAAATTACAATTAtgatttaaagaaagtcacaggAATTTTAGAAAGTAGTCAAAGGAATGAAGAAATCTTAAAACCAAAGTATCTTCCATTCTAATTCTATACTTACAATGTGCTCTTGGGATCTGATGCATTTAAATGCTCCAATACCTGTATTTCTGAACGAGCTGCTTCACAGTATCTATCAACATTTTTTACTATTTTCACTGCTACGTGTCTACCTTCCCTGTAAAATAAAGTTTTTGAATGGTTATAGACAACTGCAGAACTATAACTATAGCATAACAACCATAACACCCTCCCATACGTTTCCTTTACAGCAGAATTCAACTGCAAAACTCCCCGTTAACTAGCAAATGATCACTACAAACATTAATTTAGTTTtaaggatgaaaagcactatttttaaaagaacctTGTTTCATACAGACACAAAAAAACTTATCTAATCAATTTTTCCCCACTGCTTATTTGCATTCTAATGTGTTAAATATGCCCAATCATAAATTATGTTGCATCTGTGTTAGTTTGATTTTATCCTACcactttatttttatagcctttgTTATGTACTAAAATAAAGTCATGTGGGTTCAACATGATAGCAAGTTACAGACTATATacatgtgtctctctctgtcccatGTTAGTGTTGGATGAAAGTTTGATATACTAAGATGTGGTGTCTGTCAGTCATCTTAAAACTTGAGATAGTCAGACATTGGATTTACAGTTCTCTTCATTATCATAAGTGAGTAAAAAATTACATTCTGGAGTGAGATATTTGCACATGAATTATGTAACCAATAAGACTGTAGACTGGATTCCACAATGATAGATATAAACAGGTACTATTAATGCAGTCCATTAATTGGATGCAAATGTATGTATTCTTGATTTATCACGTGATTATATACAGGTAATCCAAATATTGGACTGCACCTTCATAAACAGTAACCTTGCAAAACTGTGTGATAGTTTACTCTATTTAAATCATGCTATTTATTGTTCTGTAGATAGGAGAGATACTCAGATGCGCATGAGCAACTCTCAATGACTCAAAATGGAAGTAACATACAGACAGCTGTAGCATAATTTGATACTCTAACTGGTGAAGGTTGAACTGTAGTTCCTCTGTATCAGTGCCATTATATATAAATAGAAAAGCAATTAGTATAAAGACAGTCAAGAAATAACTAACCTgagaaaaacaaaatttaaagggTCAAATAAAATTTGACTACATATTTACAAAATGGATTCACGTTTGTAGTAAACTAGGCCAGGCTGGCATTGACAAGAAAGTTACACTTATACGAAAAAATGACTTACGCCTTGTGATCTATGCACTCCACAACTTTTCCAAAAGCACCTTCGCCCAGAGTAGCAATAATTTCatctaaaagagaaaaaaatctcaatCAAAGAAGTAGTGATATTCTAATTATTCACAAAACTAAATTCTATCAATGCAGATTAATCTAGGCTGTGCCTCTTTAAAAGTGTAACTAAACATCTCTAAGctagaatatttattttattgaacaACTCTTCAAAACAGTTACTGCTATGTCATTCCAAATTTCATTAACTTCATTTACTATTTTGGAAAATCACTATCAATGTTTAATTTctagagaaaaagaaaaacaatccccccacaaaatcaaaataaaaaaaattaaaaaaatcaagaaagaaagaaaagatttcCAAAGCCCCTGAAATCTTATTCTAAAAGAAATTATTCTATCTGAAAAGTTaataaattttgaaaaatattctaTACATCTTGCACTTAGTACGTCTCCACTCTGACAGATCAGGTGACCCTCCTCATCATCCTCTACACTCCTGGATCTTTTCCTTCGGTGACTCTTCTGGAAACGGCATGTGGGCGGCACCAAGATCGTCCAGCCAATCAATATACCCGAGTGAATTCAGGGCAGAATACGAAATTCATTCAGCGGGGAGATATTCAGGCATTCAGATACGCGCCAGGCCACAAACGGTTGGCAGGAGCAATTTCAAATTCAGTCCCCAGAAATTCACAGGGCACATAGTTTATGTTACAGGAGAAAAACATGGCAAGGAACAGATTTTCAGATAAGATACTCAAAGTGGCAAGGCAACAAAAAATTACAACACAATTGTTTtttcgtttaaaaaaaatggttcacTTGAAGCACTGAAATTTATTTTAGGATTGCAGTGTCCTTGTTTGCAAGTCTAATGCTGTAAAACAGCAGGATTTAATATTTACTTGTCTATCTAAAATAGCCTTGTGGCCAAATTAGAATACCCAAGTTAAACAAACCTCAGTTTAAAGTATTCATCTGAATTAAACATTCTTCTTGAGTAatatttcagaataaaaaaaagtcacaaaaagATAAAATCTACTCCAGGCTTCTTCAGTTAAAGAGTTATCATAAAAGTATAAACCATATTGTCTTCAACTGTTCTGTCAATTAAAGCTATGCACAACTACATTAAGAGATCAGACAGCATGCCCTGCCAGTGGATAGACAGCATGCATGTCAGATACTCAAAACCATACTGCACTTGTTTATCAGACATTGTGTTAATTAAcagttggggggagagggggaaggaggactGACTGCACACATCTCTCCTTGTTATTTCAAAGACATTAAAGTTATTAAGTTTAACAAAGGCAAAATTTAAGTAATAGCTTGTACATAAATGCTTTGGATTTTGAGCAAGATGGAAATATGTACCTTACATGACGTATGAAGACTTACATTTTAAGATATATGAGGGGCAATACCGACGTTTTAGGTAATTATTAAATAAAGGTAATTAATCAGTGGTTATTATTCATTCATCAGTGGAATTCTATCTGATAAACAATTATACGCTCTAGGGTTTAGTGAGTATATCTGTGTGATATAGGAAACTTCTCatccaagagaggaaaaaaaataatctgttgTGAATATTAGCAATAAGACCTTCCCGAACTCGCACACTTGACTGCTACTGCTCAGATGAGAAGTTATTTTCCTAAAATAAAACAATCACAAGTTTAAAAATTACTCATACCATTTGTGAATGATGATGTGAGGCACTGTGATATGTCTTGTGTTTTCTTTTATAACTACT
This region of Mauremys mutica isolate MM-2020 ecotype Southern chromosome 10, ASM2049712v1, whole genome shotgun sequence genomic DNA includes:
- the CLK1 gene encoding dual specificity protein kinase CLK1, with amino-acid sequence MRHSKRTEYPDWDEKESWDPRKCSSSHKRKKRSHSSARENKRCKHNHSKVSDSHHSEARSLNERDHHDRRYIEEYRSDYSQVYENGHHHRDHENGYHNHSSKSSGNSGRSSYKRKHKTYHSASHHHSQMKSHRRKRSRSVEDDEEGHLICQSGDVLSARYEIIATLGEGAFGKVVECIDHKAEGRHVAVKIVKNVDRYCEAARSEIQVLEHLNASDPKSTFRCVQMLEWFEHHGHVCIVFELLGLSTYDFIKENSFLPFRLDHIRKMAYQICKSVNFLHVNKLTHTDLKPENILFVKSDYVEEYNPKLKRDERTLKNPDIKIVDFGSATYDDEHHSTLVSTRHYRAPEVILALGWSQPCDVWSIGCILIEYYLGFTVFPTHDSKEHLAMMERILGPLPIHMIEKTRKRKYFHHNQLDWDEHSSAGRYVSRRCKPLKEFMLCQDLDHENLFDLIQKMLEYDPAKRITLQEALTHPFFSALTGK